A window of Limisphaera ngatamarikiensis genomic DNA:
CGCACCACGCCGCCTCCCGGACGGCATCCTCGGCCCCATCAAAAACAAACCCGTCCAACTCCCCAACGGCGACCTCCTCTGCGGCTCCAGCACCGAGGGCGCCGAAGGCTGGCGCGTCCATTTCGAGCGCACTTCCGACCTCGGCCAAACCTGGGTCCGCACACCCGCGCTCAACGATGGCAAAACCATCGCCGCCATCCAGCCCAGCATCCTCATCCACGGCCCCGAACGCCTCCAGGCCCTGGGTCGCACCCGCCAGGGCCGAATCTTCGAAATCTGGTCCCACGACGGCGGCCGCACCTGGGAACCCATGCGCCTGACCCCGCTGCCCAACCCCAACTCCGGCACCGACGCCATCACCCTCAAAGACGGTCGCCACCTCCTGGTCTACAACCACGCCGCACGTCCCCCAATGAGAACCCCGCTCAACGTGGCCGTTTCACCCGACGGCCGACAATGGTTCGCCGCTCTCGTGCTGGAACATGACCCCGCCGCCCCGGCCGGTTTTTCCTACCCGGCCGTCATCCAGACCTCGGACGGCCTGGTCCACATCACCTACACCTGGAAACGAGAACGCATCAAACATGTGGTGCTGGATCCGCAACAACTGCGGCTCACACCCATGACCGACACCATCTACCTATGGCCCGAATGAACCCGCTCCATCGTCCTGCAAAACCTGCGGCCCGTCGCCTCCCGAAAACGCCCTCCGCCCTCGCCCGGCCCGGCCGGGGGCGGATGCTGGCGCTGTGGTTTGCTCTGGCCCTGCTCCACGTGTCCCGTGCCGCCGAACCCACCCGCCCGCCCACGAGCAC
This region includes:
- a CDS encoding sialidase family protein, with translation MTLAFPRLTQAANAPGLIRSEFIFETAPFPSCHASTIVETPSGLVAAWFGGTHERHPDVGIWVSRHENGRWTPPVEVANGVESPTVRYPTWNPVLFRPKEGPLLLFYKVGPSPSTWWGMMMTSTDDGRTWSAPRRLPDGILGPIKNKPVQLPNGDLLCGSSTEGAEGWRVHFERTSDLGQTWVRTPALNDGKTIAAIQPSILIHGPERLQALGRTRQGRIFEIWSHDGGRTWEPMRLTPLPNPNSGTDAITLKDGRHLLVYNHAARPPMRTPLNVAVSPDGRQWFAALVLEHDPAAPAGFSYPAVIQTSDGLVHITYTWKRERIKHVVLDPQQLRLTPMTDTIYLWPE